One window of Elaeis guineensis isolate ETL-2024a chromosome 11, EG11, whole genome shotgun sequence genomic DNA carries:
- the LOC140852373 gene encoding uncharacterized protein, which produces MIKLLGKNVKFEWTAECQKSFDELKRQLTIAPVLTFPSNGGDYMIYSDAFHKDLGCVLMQHEKIIAYASQQLRPYELNYPTHDLELAAVANVVADALSHKSTNILSHIKIVYFPLMAKLRALFAELSVEDFSALLANFRARPTLVEEVHKAQAQDPQLVKIIDAIQNGSQTDFIVRKDGTLTYENHICIPKEGDLRRQIMEEAHCSTYAMHSESTKMYRTTKKSY; this is translated from the exons ATGATAAAATTGCTCGGAAAGAATGTTAAGTTTGAGTGGACTGCTGAATGTCAGAAAAGTTTTGATGAATTGAAGAGACAATTGACCATAGCTCCAGTACTTACTTTTCCTTCCAATGGTGGAGATTATATGATATACAGTGATGCTTTCCACAAAGATttaggttgtgtgttgatgcaACATGAAAAGATAATTGCTTATGCTTCTCAACAGCTTAGACCATACGAGTTGAATTATCCTACTCATGATTTAGAGCTTGCTGCAGTT GCTAACGTGGTAGCAGATGCATTGAGCCATAAGTCCACAAACATTTTGTCTCATATTAAGATCGTGTATTTTCCATTGATGGCAAAGTTGAGGGCACTATTTGCTGAATTGTCAGTGGAAGATTTCAGTGCTTTATTAGCTAATTTTCGAGCCAGGCCTACCTTGGTTGAGGAGGTACATAAAGCTCAAGCTCAAGATCCCCAATTAGTGAAAATTATAGATGCTATTCAGAATGGGTCTCAAACAGATTTTATAGTTAGGAAAGATGGTACTCTGACGTACGAGAATCATATATGCATTCCAAAGGAAGGGGATCTTAGGAGACAGATAATGGAAGAGGCTCACTGTTCAACTTATGCCATGCATTCGGAAAGCACTAAAATGTACCGAACTACCAAGAAAAGTTATTGA